One region of Armigeres subalbatus isolate Guangzhou_Male chromosome 3, GZ_Asu_2, whole genome shotgun sequence genomic DNA includes:
- the LOC134219807 gene encoding uncharacterized protein LOC134219807, which yields MNLISLLCFLLLIIHGALPLSCNHCNDASGWDSCAQKTHVAQCDYILTGDLHRDLANLNPTLPVIPPALGLTWQCYELAVQFTISQGSSSRMYERGCTYAEADFCNGWDPVALQPPVNCSVTFSGVTDVNDGGIDSGSGTEGVANGGIVRIGPAICGWVLMLFYFMIAKMQLL from the exons ATGAACTTGATTAGCTTGTTGTGCTTTCTCCTACTGATTATCCATGGAG CATTACCTCTCAGCTGCAATCATTGCAATGACGCTTCCGGGTGGGACTCGTGCGCTCAGAAGACGCACGTGGCGCAGTGCGATTATATTCTAACCGGCGACCTGCATCGAGACTTGGCAAACCTAAATCCTACACTGCCGGTAATCCCGCCGGCTCTCGGACTCACCTGGCAGTGCTATGAGCTGGCAGTCCAGTTCACGATCAGCCAAGGATCCTCGAGCCGAATGTACGAACGGGGTTGTACCTATGCGGAGGCCGATTTCTGCAATGGATGGGATCCGGTAGCTCTGCAGCCACCGGTCAATTGCAGTGTGACCTTCTCCGGTGTTACGGATGTTAATGATGGAGGAATTGACTCTGGGAGTGGAACTGAGGGGGTGGCAAATGGTGGCATCGTGAGAATCGGACCAGCCATTTGCGGATGGGTTTTGATgttgttttattttatgattGCTAAAATGCAACTTTTATGA
- the LOC134227884 gene encoding mucin-2-like, protein MKLYHSLIVFYIFVQGYDANQQCDLCVNRFNWTACDAAARSNVCSEDLVDATHNFLSQYNPTLSETLSSDTSVRQFRCFLLELEIDVSTVNVFIRACTYESLVFCEGWNANGARATNCAVCSDGMCERNATWDALLATTTTVDPPTTTAIDLSTTTTVLTTTTTTVDPSTTTVVIPSTTTTVLATTTTTVNPSSTTTIEPSTTTTTTTVDLTTTTAPLATTTTTQSSPLPTTSTTSTTVSTTETPCIVDWTTTAQMTPAPTDMSASAGTHTTVLGTSTILHSTVTESSSDTDITTVPNNAFNCTECDSAVSWEHCRNRSRTVQCTTADVNELHSSLHKFNPGLPVGNYSEFKCFRIQVNLSDPEHGGVVYGMGCTFASARFCARSEWRNATVMVCSGTGQLGGTAPAMIGLVMVILSSIVGKLNVKY, encoded by the exons atgaagcTTTATCATTCCTTGATTGTCTTTTACATATTTGTGCAGG GCTATGATGCAAACCAGCAATGTGATTTGTGCGTCAATCGGTTCAATTGGACTGCATGCGACGCGGCAGCAAGGTCCAATGTGTGCTCTGAGGATCTCGTGGATGCGACCCATAATTTCCTTTCGCAGTACAATCCAACATTGAGTGAAACCCTATCAAGCGACACCAGCGTTCGTCAGTTTCGTTGCTTCCTGTTGGAGCTGGAAATAGACGTTTCCACTGTGAATGTGTTCATCAGAGCTTGTACCTATGAAAGTTTGGTGTTTTGTGAAGGATGGAATGCTAACGGCGCCAGGGCCACCAATTGTGCTGTTTGTTCGGACGGAATGTGTGAACGAAACGCCACGTGGGATGCGCTTTTAGCGACGACGACTACCGTTGATCCACCAACGACAACAGCCATTGATTTGTCTACAACGACAACGGTATTAACGACAACAACGACAACTGTTGATCCGTCTACGACAACTGTCGTCATTCCGTCAACGACAACAACGGTGTTAGCGACAACAACAACTACCGTCAATCCATCATCGACGACTACCATTGAACCGTCAACAACGACAACAACGACTACCGTCGATCTGACAACAACGACAGCGCCATTGGCGACAACGACAACTACACAAAGTTCACCATTGCCAACGACGTCTACGACATCGACAACAGTTTCAACAACTGAAACTCCATGTATCGTGGACTGGACAACAACGGCGCAAATGACACCAGCTCCAACAGACATGTCAGCATCCGCGGGTACGCATACTACAGTATTAGGAACAAGTACGATACTACACTCTACAGTGACGGAGAGTTCATCCGATACGGATATTACAACTGTCCCGAATAATGCTTTCAACTGTACTGAGTGTGACAGTGCTGTAAGTTGGGAACATTGTAGAAACCGCAGTCGAACCGTCCAGTGTACGACAGCGGACGTTAATGAGCTGCATTCCAGCCTGCATAAATTCAATCCGGGTCTCCCGGTGGGTAATTACAGCGAGTTTAAATGTTTCAGAATCCAGGTGAACCTCAGTGATCCCGAACATGGTGGAGTTGTGTACGGCATGGGGTGCACATTTGCTTCTGCTCGGTTTTGTGCACGTTCTGAATGGCGTAACGCTACGGTTATGGTATGTTCCGGTACGGGTCAGTTAGGCGGTACAGCGCCAGCAATGATTGGTTTGGTGATGGTGATTTTGTCATCAATAGTTGGCAAATTAAACGTGAAGTACTGA
- the LOC134225305 gene encoding uncharacterized protein LOC134225305, with protein sequence MIQQIIIIGFLFSSSLNLGFALNCSFCSTLISWEICDQSSDFWTCSDFLVLQGHEFLSGLNPTLPLNRTAAYAGGYKCYTVEVLFGEEKHQRGHARGCTFAEVDFCSGWSSRTEIVNCTTCLSEDPNSCDDASSLKDAMWIKLIMVLVLAFKTW encoded by the exons ATGATTCAACAAATCATTATAATTGGTTTCCTTTTCTCATCGAGTTTAAACCTTG GATTTGCTCTCAACTGCAGTTTTTGCTCGACCCTTATAAGCTGGGAAATTTGTGACCAGAGCAGTGATTTTTGGACCTGCTCGGACTTTTTGGTGCTTCAAGGGCATGAATTCCTATCGGGTTTGAATCCCACATTGCCTTTGAATAGAACGGCCGCCTACGCCGGTGGGTACAAATGCTACACGGTGGAGGTGTTGTTTGGCGAAGAAAAGCACCAGCGAGGACATGCACGTGGATGCACCTTTGCGGAGGTGGATTTCTGTTCCGGCTGGAGCAGCAGAACCGAAATTGTCAACTGTACCACTTGTCTCAGTGAGGACCCGAATTCGTGCGATGACGCTTCCAGTCTGAAGGATGCGATGTGGATTAAGTTGATTATGGTTTTGGTTTTAGCTTTTAAAACGTGGTAG